The sequence TCTTCTCCCCCCACATGTAGAAAAGGTCCGTGCAAGCAGAAAACTAATGTGGGAAAGCAATGCAACTAGATAAAAGCACAAACGGCCAATGTAAACAAGAAGGTATCTTAAACTACTATTAGTAAGGGATTAAAAAATCCCTGAATGTTTAGGAGATGGTGGGGTTTTTCTGAAGTTGCTTGTGACTTTAATAAACAAGACTAAATGGATGACAGTACCAGTTAactctattttccttttttttttgactagtGCAAATAACTTTGCCatgaaggggaagaggaaaacactGAACGCTGGTGATGTTCTCTCTGCCATGGAGGAAATGGAGTTTCAGCGATTTGTAGCCCCTTTGAAAGAATCACTGGAAGGTATCGTCCTCAGTTCATGTCAAGGGAGTCTAAGCAGCACCAAGTCCTGTTTTCCTCGAACACTGGACGAGCAACACTTACTTGCCTgtcttgtttctcttctctttgcccAGCATCCTACACTGCAGTTTGCCTGGGGAATAAATAATGTGCACCTTAACAGGACTGCGATAACATTATTTCACAACTGATGAGGATTGGGAAAGTCTCATCTGCTATCGCTCCCCTATTGTGTTTATCTAAGGCAAGTCTTAGGTGCTGCCTGTAAATGTGAACTCCTGCGtccttttcagcatttttctgctgaaactTAACCTGATTTCCTATGGAGCTGGTCAGCACAGCTCAAACAATAGGGTGAGTCGCTGCTATGAGTTCCCCGCTCCCCTTGTAAGCCTGGAGAGCAAGTGGATGTTGGACTTCAGCTGCTGTACTGTTCATGCCGCGGAAGCGCTGGCTTGCCATTTTTCagtgttctctcttttttagtTTACAGGCgtgaacagaaaggaaagaaagaagcaaggaaAGATAAAGACAAGAAGGCAGACTCGGAAGAGCAAGATAAGAGCCGAGAGGAAGAGAATGATGACGATGATGAAaggatggaggaagaggagcaaaaTGATGAGGAAGAGGTGGACAACTGAGCATGCTGATGAGACGTGTGTAGGGGCTGGGTTTTGTTCAGAGGGATGTAAACGCTGTAGATCAGCCTTGCTGTGTCCCCCTCTTGTTTCCAGTAGAGCTCTGTACTGTTCCTCCGGCGCCCGTCCCTTTTTGGCTGTAACTTGTACATAAAGGACTTCTGCTAAAGCTTGTCTTGTGGAAGGGCCGCTCCCCCCCGTGCGCAGGGGGCTTGGCACCCTCCCCAGGCTCTGAACAGATGGTGATGGGACTGGGCTTTGTATGCTGCGTTGGCTctgaaatggaggaaaaaatgtcGGATGCTCAGTACAGAAGCTGGCCTGGAGAACTTGAGAGAATGTTGAATAAGCTCATTAAACCAGGTCAGGGACCGAATTGAATAGATCATGAACTCTTTGGGATTAAGCTTTTTATCCaagtgagtttttttttttccttcat is a genomic window of Nyctibius grandis isolate bNycGra1 chromosome 16, bNycGra1.pri, whole genome shotgun sequence containing:
- the POLE3 gene encoding DNA polymerase epsilon subunit 3 is translated as MAERPEDLNLPNAVITRIIKEALPDGVNISKEARSAISRAASVFVLYATSCANNFAMKGKRKTLNAGDVLSAMEEMEFQRFVAPLKESLEVYRREQKGKKEARKDKDKKADSEEQDKSREEENDDDDERMEEEEQNDEEEVDN